The Oncorhynchus kisutch isolate 150728-3 linkage group LG14, Okis_V2, whole genome shotgun sequence genomic sequence AAGCATTAAGCATTAACCAAGTTGcacattctatgttttgtttgtatATCACATGCATGCAATACCTGCATGTTCCCCTGTCCTATCTGTAGACCTGCATTAGTAAGTTCTCTCTTTTACACTCTGCAGATGTCAACAGCTGCCATGGACTGTGTCAGAATGGAGCGACTTGCAAGGTAGGAAATTGTATTCAATAAGGCAATCTAGCCACCAAGTTTGATGCCCTCCTTTCATATTACATCTATGGTTAGCATTATTCTGGGTACAGGAGCCTCTGAATGACAACTTGTTCCCTTACGCTTTGTACAGGAGGGGCGAAGAGGCTACGTGTGTGCCTGCTCACCGGGGTTTGTGGGCCGGCACTGTGAGGTCCAGAGGAACAGCTGTGTCAGCGGCCCGTGTAGAAACGGGGGCAGGTGCCACACCCTGCTGGACGGCTTCATGTGTGAGTGCCCACATGGATACACTGGCACTACCTGTGAGGTGAGCTATGGTCCAGTCCAGACCTTTGACAAATCTGATCTTGTCTTTTATACATAACAATGATCTAtttatccatccattcatccactcATCTTTCCATCTGTGCATTCGTAGGTGCAGAGTAACCCGTGCAGCCCTAACCCTTGCCAGAACAAGGCCCAGTGCCACCCTAACCCTTGCCAGAACAAGGCCCAGTGCCACAGTCTGATGGAAGACTTCTACTGTGCCTGTCCTGATGACTATGAGGGCAAGACCTGCTCTGAGCTCAAGGACCACTGCAAGACCAATCCCTGTGAAGGTACAAACCAATCTATAAACCTATTGATGTCATCTCAACTAAAATAATTCAAACCCCTGTAAAAGTACTAACCAGGCAGTAATCTTTCTAGCCTAATCTGAAACCTGATCTTAAGCTGCTTATTCCTCAGGTCAACCTCAAGACCAACCCTCATTTCAACCCAATCCTCTCAGGTGTATCTCACTAACAGTCTCTTGTTGTTCCTTCTGTTTTGATCCCAGTGATTGACAGCTGTACTGTCGCTGTGGCCACCAACGACACACAGGAAGGGGTGTGGTACATCTCGTCCAATGTGTGCGGCCCCCACGGACGCTGCATCAGTCAACCTGCTGGGAacttcacctgttcctgtgaacCGGGCTTCACTGGAACATACTGTCACGAGagtgagtagacacacacaccatcatcatcacacatCATTGACTTTATCATCATAATCATCACCAACATCATACCATGAGACTAAACATCCCATTCCTTACTGTAACACACCACTGATTTCATCAGTCTCATTATTGTCTTCCTCATCATTCCCATCCTCATTCAtagtctctcccctctccctcccagatGTAAACGACTGTGTGTCGTCTCCCTGTAAGAACGGAGGAACTTGCATCGACGGGATCAGCTCTTTCCAGTGCTTTTGCCCTGACGGCTGGGAGGGCATGCTGTGTGtcatgggtatgtgtgtgtgtgtcaatggggGGTTTTACTCTATCtctccatggtgtgtgtgtttctctaacTGATCCGTGGTGGTGGTGTTCCAGATGTGAATGAGTGCAGTAGGAACCCCTGTAAGAACGGAGGTCGCTGTGtggacctggtcaatgacttcTACTGTCAATGCCAGGACAACTGGAAGGGCAAGACCTGCCACTCACGTGAGAGCCAGTGTGACTCCAGTACCTGTAGTAATGGGGGGACGTGCTTTGACCACGGGGACACCTTTCGCTGTACCTGTTTGTCAGGGTGGGGCGGCAGCACCTGCAACACAGGTAAGAATCTATTATTGCTTGGTTTTAGCTATGTCATTCAGGGGAAAGTCCAATAGATCTCTGGTCCATATACGCTCCATAGGAGTCATTTTGTTGTAGTTGCTGAAACATGAATATAGGTTCTAAACTCATCCTATTTGATTTCTCTTGTCAGGCAAGAACAGCACGTGTGACTCTAACCCATGTGAGAACAGAGGGACCTGTGTCGGAGGGGGTGATGCCTACACCTGCATCTGCAAGGATGGCTGGGAGGGGCCCACATGTGCTCAGAGTAAAGCACAATTTACTGAATTATTTTCAGGTTATAATCATAAACTAAAACATAGGTCTGATTTTTATTCTGTGTCATCCCCTCTCTTCACAGATACTAATGACTGCAACCCTACCCCCTGGTAAGTTGAACATATTGAATAAACCAAAATACTTTTAATATCTTATAAGGCTATCCCATCTCTTCACAAACCCACACGCACTGATATCAAAGCATAATCTCTCAGTGTTCTGGTTTCAAAACAGGAACAAATTACTCCCACACACCGCTCATCTCGCAAATTTAATTTAACGCTTAGAGATTTCCTGTTAAAGTGTGTTCCGTGGAGGTGTATGTGTGAAAGGGGAAGTGTGTGTATCCCTGacacctctacagaacagtgcaGGGCCTGACAGCTGGGTATTCCAGGATCCGTTAGATCAGAGGGACTGAGTGGACAAAGGCTCCCGCCACCACAATGAATGACAGGAGGATGAGCACAGTGGGTGGGGGGGACGCCCCTCACCCCTCACCCAATTCTTCACTACTTACCCCTGAGCATGGGGTGGTGTaggcaatgggggggggggggggggcacagtatGGGGTCATTTTGGGATTTGCATCTGAAGATGGACATTGATAAGGGATCAGCTTTAGTGACCAcagtctctttctctagtctcctaCCTTGGGATTCTGCTGCTGGGATCGAGACCTGAGATTGTGAAGGCTTTCTCCTCTTTGTAGTCTGAGTCTTCAGCCTTTTGTATGCTGCTGCACGTGTGCCAATGGTATGGGCTGATGTATTGATGTGTGGTTCTGTTTCCTTCCTCCAGCTATAACAGTGGTGTCTGTGTGGATGGTGTGAACTGGTTCCGCTGTGAGTGTGCCCCAGGATTCGCCGGACCAGACTGCCGGATCAGTGAGTCCCTGGGAACCAGAGGGGTGCGGTGGGGTCAGATTGGAGGGTTCAGGGGTGAAAGGTGACGGTGGAATTTTGAGCTGATTGTTTGTGAGGGACAGATTAGGAAGCCTATCTTAACCTCCAACCTCTCTTGTGAGGACAGGTCAGCTGTATTCTGCAAACAGGTCAGTTCAGTCTGACATTCTCAGACACAATCCTCTTTCCTTTTCCCCTTTTCAGAGAGGGTCTAATTTTCACGTGGGGATGCCAGATATGAGAACCAACCAGCCCCTACCCTGTTGTGATGATATTATAGCTAGGTGCCTTGCAGTAGACTAGAGATATGTGTGTAGTAATGTTCTCGTTTCCCCATCAGACATAGATGAGTGCCAGACGTCTCCCTGTGCCTATGGTTCTACCTGTGTGGATGAGATCAACAGCTTCCGCTGTGTGTGTcccctgggctgggctgggcctcGCTGCCAAGAGTGTGAGTACACTGCAGCAATAGAGAAAATGCCTTAATTACTGTATCCATGGAGTAGGGGAACTTTCTTCCATTGAACCCATGTGTGGTAGGAAGAGTTTCTAAGGACTGAGCCTGATATTGCCTTAGTCCTaaacctgctcctctctctcccctctgcagtCATAGGGATCGGGAAGGCCTGTCGTTACTCCGGCCTGCAGTTCCCTCATGGCAGTCAATGGGAGGAGGAGTGTAATACCTGCCAGTGTGTCAACGGCAGTGTGCGCTGTTCTAAGGTGAGACTTGCATGGTTTTGTTACACacagtgaaggtgtgtgtgtgagctgcctttctgacctctgtttgtgtatgtgtgtgtgtataggtgcaGTGTGGCCGACGGCCCTGTCTGCTCCATAGAGTTGCTTCCGGTCCAGACAGCATTGCCCCCTGTCCTAGAGGACAGGAGTGTGTAGAGCACAAATTCCTCACCTGCTTCGCCCCGCCATGCCACCAGTGGGGCGTGTGTTCTACCCCTGACCCCCCACCGGCCCTCCACACTCAGTGTGAACCCAACTGTGGTTATTTGGACAACAGCTGTGCCCGCATCACACTCATCTTCAATAGAGACAAAGTTCCACAGGTGAGTGCACGACATCATTACCTGACTAACATTAAATAAGATATACGATTCTACGATTATTGACTTAGTTTTACTAGACCTGAATCTCCGACCACATCCTCTGCCAGAgaattaaagtgtgtgtgtgtgtgtgtgtgtgtgctgatcaAAGGGTACCATTGTGGAGAACATCTGTTTGGAGCTGAGGTACCTTCCCATCACCCAGACCCTGGCTAAGGAACGTACGCTCCTCATTCTCTGTGACCTGTCCTACTCCAACAGTGATGCCGTGGAGGTTGCCATGGTGAGTGCCTCACCTCAGCCCCCCACCTCAAGACTATGAACTGTTGCCATCTGCCAATGATCCCCTCttacctcctcctcacctctgtcACCCGCCAGAACaggcactctctcctctctttcagttAGCAACGAGGGCCTTGACCCATTTTGTTCTCTCTTTCACTTTATTAAATCACATACTTAATTTGTCATTATAAATGGGTTCCAGAGTACACTTGTAAAATTGGAAGCTTTTATTTTCCTCTTTGTAAGTGTGGAGAGCATTTTGAAGCACGATGCCCTTCGCCTGAACATCTGGATGACATTTAGCTTTACTTTGGAACAccttactgtttctctctctctcggactgGTGTGGCCACCCAGGCTCTCCTCTCCAGTAAGACACGTGAAATCAGGCTCTACACGGCACTAAGCCCTTAATGGAGGGTGTTGTGTCTGATGTCCTCATAGCTTAGTACTGAGTTTAATAATAGACCCTCTAAAGGCTTACAGTGATGTTAGTTGTGCTTTGTTAGACCATTATGGAATAGTCTAAACTCAACAGGATCGTGATGTCGTTTTATTTCAACCTAAATTGAGTCTTGTGTTCTGGATCTGAGTTTGGCAGAGTAGTCCCATCCAGCTGACTCTATGTATCTGTATCAGTACAGAGGTTTTATGGAGACCCAGAAACGGTGTGTTCTCAGTAAGAGGCCACAAATCAacgtgtatttgtcacgtgcgccgaatacaacaggtgtagtagaccttacagtgaaatgcttacttacaggctctaaccaatagtgtaaaaaaggtattcaaatcaaatcaaattttatttgtcacatacacatggttagcagatgttaatgcgagtgtagcgaaatgcttatgcttctagttccaacaatgcagtaataaccaacgagtaatctaacctaacaattccacaactactaccttatacacacaagtgtaaagggataaagaatatgtacattaaGAGAATATGTACATTaagagtgatggtacagaaaggcataggcaagatgcagtagatggtatagagtacagtatatacatatgagatgagtaatgtagggtatgtaaacaaagtggcatagtttaaagtggctagtgatacatgtattacataaagatgcagtagatgatatagagtacagtatatacatatacagtggggcaaaaaagtatttagtcagccaccaattgtgcatgttctcccacttaaaaagttgagagaggcctgtaattttcatcataggtacactatgtTCAaggttcaactatgacagacaaaattaggaaaagaaatccaaaaaatcacattgtaggattttttattaattaattggcaaattatggtggaacttgaagctctcatcctgctccactacagccccgtcgatgggaatgggggcgtgctctgtcctcttggttacgttgagggatagactgttattctggcaccacccggccaggtctctgacctgttccctataggctgtctcgtcgttgtcggtgattaggcctaccactgttgtgtcatctgtgaacttaatgatggtgttggagtcgtgcctggccatgcagtcgtgggtgaacagggagtacaggaagggactgagcacgcacccctggggagctccagtgttgaggatcagcatggcagatgtgttgctacctaccctcaccacctgggagcagcccgtcaggaagtccaggatccagttgcagagggaggtatttactcccaggatccttagcttagtaatgagctttgagggtactatggcgttgaaagctgagctgtagtcaatgaatagcattctcacgtaagtgttccttttgtccagttgggaaaggtctgtgtggagtgcaatagagattgaatcatctgtggatctgtttgggcggtatgcaaattggagtgggtctagggtttctgggataatggtgttgtgagccatgaccaacctttcaaagcacttcatagctatggatgtgagtgctacgggtctgtagtcatttaggcaggttgcctttgtgttcttgggcaccgggactatggtggtctgcttgaaacatgttggttttacagactcaatcagggacatgttgaaaatgtcagtgaagacacctgccagttggtgagcacatgcccggagcacaggtcctggtaatccgtctggccctgcagccttgtgtatgttgacctgtttaaaggtcttactcatgtcggctatggagtgcgtgatcacacagtcatccggaaaagctgatgctctcatgcatgcctcagtgttgcttgccttgaagcgagcatagaagtgatttagctcgtctggtaggctcgtgtccctgggcagctcgcggctgtgcttccctttgtagtctgtaatagtttgcaaaccctgccacatagACGAGCGTcgtagccggtgtagtatgattcaatcttagcgctgtgttgatgctttgcctgtttgatggtttgtggcagggcatagcaggatttcttgtaaacttccgggttagagtcacgcaccttgaaagaggcagctctaccctttagatcagtgcgaatgttgcctgtaatccatggcttctggttggggtatgtacgtacagtcactgtggggacgacgtcctcgatgcacttattgatgaagctgatggctgatgactgatgtggtgtactcctcaatgccatcggaagaatcctggaacatgttccagtctgtgatagcaaaacagtcctgtagtttagcatctgcttcacctgaccactttttttatagaccgagtcactggtgcttcctgctttaacttttgcttgtaagcaggtatcaggaggatagagttgaggtcggatttaccaaatggagggcgagggagagccttgtacgcgtctctgtgtgtggagtacaggtgatctagaatttgtttccctctggttgcacatttaacatgttgatagaaatttggtagaacggatttaagtttccctgcattaaagtgtccggccactaggagtgccgtctctgggtgagtggtttcctgtttgcttatttccttatacagctggctgagtgcggtattagtgccagcatctgtctgtggtgagaaataaacagccacgaaaagtatagctgaaaactctctaggcaagtagtgtggcctgcaatttatcacaatatactctacttcaggtgagcaaaatctTGAGacttcgtgcaccagctgttgtttacaaatatgcacagaccccccccccccccccccccccccccctcgtcttaccggagtgtgcgtgtgctgttctatcttgccggtgcagcgtatatcctgctaactgaatatccatgtcttcattcagccacgattccgtgaaacataagatattacagtttttgatgtcccgttggtagtataTTCACGATCGTACcttgtctaatttattgtccaatgattgcacgttggtgaGTAGTATTgatggtaacggcagctttcccactcgccttctgcGGGTCCTCACGAGGCATtcggctctttgtcctctgtacctgcgtcgcttcctcttgcaaataacggggatgtcggCCCTGTCGGGTGTTTCGAGAATGTcctgtgcgtcctgcttgttgTAGAAAaaatcttagtctaatccgaggtgagtgatcgctctcctgatatccagaagctcttttttgccgtaagatacggttgcagaaacactatgtacaaaataagttacaattaACCCCAAAAAAaaccacataatagcacaattggttgggcgctcgtaaaactgctgccatttcttccggcacCATTTTGGTTTAGTCCTCTCTGAAGCCTAGAGGCTGTTAGATGTCAGAATGGGGtgaggggctgtgtgtgtgtttgtgtgtgtttgaatgagcAGCTGCTTTcccagagagaagaaagaggagtcttgctgactgactgactctcttATCATTCTTcacactgactggctggctggcctgGGAGCCACAGCTGGCCTGTTCTCCATTGTTCATCCTAATTAAAGTGCACAGCATCCAGCTAatctccctctgctccccctgGACTCTCTGGTCCACTTATTAGGCAATTAACTAGACCTGCTTTGTGCTCTACAGGGGCGCATGTGAGAAGTTAGGACTAGGAGTGAATCTAGGAGTGAATCTCTCTCACCTATTGTGTTGATACACCATTtatcctactctctccctctcctccagtcttATGATCAGGATGGTCAGGAGCGGGATGGAAACCGTGATCAGATTCAGGAGGCTGCCAGTGCCATCATCGGTGCCCTGTCCAAACGACACAACAGCACTGTCATGCTGGCTGTGGTGGAGGTCAAAGTGGAGACGCAGGTCATGCCCCAGTCTGTGGGTGAGTGACTGGACTCGACTTGGTTTAACTTTTGCATGTTTTGATACTGTGCTTCGATTAGGTAGCATTACAGTACATGTATAGTAAAGTATAATTTTATGGTCTTTCTGTCTCCAGACCACCTGGTGCCAGTGCTGTGCGTGGTGTTCAGTATGCTGTGGATCTTCTGcatcgtggtgtgtgtgtggtggacccGTAAGAGGAAaaaagagcgtgagagagagtcTGCAGTGGAGGACAGCACTGTCAATAACCTTCTGGAGCCGCTGAGGGTCATCTTGCCACAGCGCATAGACAACCTAGACAAAGACATTCAGTACGAATGCAAGAAACTCATGAGCCCTCCAGACCGGACATGTGAcggggctgagggagaggaggagctgaggaggggagggatgaaGCTAGACAAGTGCTCCACACAAAAGTGCTCATTGGCAGGAGTGCAGGACAGAGTGATGTGCAAAGGGGGGGTGATCTGTACGATGCGTAGCACCCCTGTGAAAACCCCCCACCGGACAGTGCACAGTCCCAAAGACAACCGGTGTAAAAACCTCAGCGCTGCCAACTTCAGTGAGAATGTCAAAGATCATTATGTATGAGCACGGCTAGAGGTGAGACTTCTCAAACTAAAGATGATGTCTCTATGTAATGGAAAAAGACAAGCACCAATAGTAAAGATTTAAGACATGTTTTGCATTTCATTTGACTTTATTCTCTGTCTGCAACAAGGAGCCTTCTTATTTACTTAAAACATTGCAAATTCACATTTCAGTAACCAAAAGAGACCTTcattttttcttttctttctttggTTTACAAATTGTTGATTCTTTTAAAGGAGAGACCTTTTTTTCACATTGTGTCACTGAGAAGATTGTGTATCATGTGACTTTGGCGAGAGCACTGCCATTGGAGGCAGGCGTTGcactactacattactactagTGCATTTAGTCCTTATCTGCCTTAACCCGCACTGTGGGCATTTACTTTGTTCTCTTGGTATAATAATGTCATTTGTATAAGTAAAATTATGTaaaaggttatatatatatatatatatatatatatatatatatatatatatatatatatacactaccggtcaaaagttttagaacatctactcattcaagggtttttctttattttactattttctacattgtagaataatagtgatgacatcaaaactatgaaataacacatatggaatcatgtagtaaccaaaaaaagtgttaaacaaatcaaaatatattttatatttgagattcttcaaatagccaccctttgccttgatgacagctttgcacacacttggcattctctcatccagcttcatgaggtagtcacctggaatgcatttcaattaacaagtgtgccttcttaaaagttaatttgtggaattgaatgtgtttgaggcaatcagttgtgttgtgacaaggtaggggtggtatacataagatagccctatttggtgaaagacaaagtccatattatggcaagaacagctcaaataagcaaagagaaacggcagtccatcattactttcagacatgaaggtcagtcaacacggaacatttcaagaactttgaaagtttcttcaagtgcattcgcaaaaaacatcaagcgctatgatgaaactggctctcatgaggaccgccacaggaatggaagacccagagttacctctgctgcagaggataagttcattagagttaccagcctcaggaattgcagcccaaataaatgcttcacagagttcgagtaacagacacatctcaacatcaactgttcagaggagactgtgaatcaggccttcatggctgaattgctgcaaagaaacaactactaaatgacaccgataagaagaagatacttgcttgggccaagaaacacgagcaatggacattagaccggtggaaatttgtcctttggtctggagtccaaattggagatttttgattccaaccgtcttgtctttgtgagactcgatgtgggtgaacggatgatatccgcatgtgtatttcccaccataaagcatggaggaggaggtgtcgtggtgtgtgggtgctttgcttgacactgtctgtgatttctttagaattcaaggcacactttaccaacatagctaccacagcattctgcagcgaaacgccatcccatctggttaggCCTTAAACACACTATCatgtgtttttcaacaggacaatgacccaacacaattccaggctgtgtacgggctatttgaccagaaggagagcgatggagtgctgcatcagatgacctcaaacaaattgagatggtttgtgatgagtcggaccgcagagtgaaggaaaagcagccaacaagtgctcagcatatgtgggaacttctacttcaagacagttggaaaagcattccaggtgaagctggttgagagaatgccaagagtttgcaacactgtcatcaaggcaaagggtggctatttgaagaatctcaaatatatttttgatttctttaacacttttttggttactatatgattccatatgtgttgtttcatattTTGATGATAAcaaaaaactcttgaatgagtaggtgttgtaaatattttgactggtagtgcatatatatatatatatatataagacctTTGGAAAACTATAAGCAGTATAACACCTGACATCAGCATTAGTTTAGAAACATAAACATATTTTCCATGACATGTCAATGCTTCTAAAGACCTTGTGTATATCCCTATAACATGCCTTTTGCTCTATCACTTCCTGCAGGGCTATGCTTTATTATTTCACTATTTGCTTTGGTAGAAAGTTCCTTCAGCCATTCTTTTATTATTTCATCTCATTCAAAGAATTGATCCAGAACTTAACAATTCATATAAAGGGAAAAGATGTCCTTTCACAACTCTTCATATTACCATAAAAGTGTTTCTTTGAACAATGTATATATGTAAATATAAACATGTCTGTGAATATTTGAATTTAGTAACTTAAGTAATCCTTTTTATTATAGTTATTCTAAAGAATAAGGTTgtttatgttttgtttgttttttgttatgtCATTCCGTTTTATTAGTGTCTGTTGACACAGGCCAGGTTTTATACAGATTTATGGACAATATCCAGGGTCCCACATAATCACAAAAGCATTGACAGAAACACATTATTCTAAGTGCTTGTATGTTTTGCTTTCTGATTTGATTATGTTCCAACACTTAAAATTGTCAGTAAGCACAGATGTTAGTTCTAGTTCTAGGCTTGTCCTTGTCTGCTGCTTAAGTCAAAGCTATCGATTGGGAGTTTCCCTTGTGAATGCTGGCTCACCGTCTCCCATTAGCTATGCTACTGTATGTGAATGTTAGAATGTCCTATTATAATGCAGgggtcagaggaggctggtgggaggagctataggaggacgggctcattgtaatggctggattggaattaatggaacggtatcaaacatatggaaaccatgtttgactcGGTCCCATTATTCCATTCGAGCCATTACAATGaccccgtcctcctatagctcatcccaccagcctcctctggcatCGGGTGTACCAGTGAATGGATGGTTTGTGTTGATCTGATACAGAAG encodes the following:
- the LOC109904119 gene encoding protein jagged-2-like isoform X2 — translated: MWNCMGISKCLSIVCLLMVWTEVSQSSGSFELQLIAVQNANGQLSDGDCCDGERNAQDLHCSRDECDTYFRVCLKEYQTEVTTSGLCIYGTGSTNVIGGNTFQFKSTKNNQNRINDGGKIVIPFQFAWPRAYTLIVEAWDWDNGTHSNSGEDLLIERSVRKGMINPGDDRQTIQHNGPTANFEYNIRVRCDENYYGNKCNKQCRPRNDDYGHYVCDQFGNRGCLEGWMGPYCTAAICKQGCNLLQGFCNAPGECMCKYGWQGPFCDDCLPYPGCVHGTCVKPWLCSCEKNWGGLLCDKDLNYCGTNKPCKNGGTCMNSEPDEYNCACSDSYSGKNCEIVEHSCVSNPCANGGTCHEIPSGFECHCPAGWSGPTCAKDMDECASNPCAQGGTCIDMENGFECLCPPQWVGKTCQIDVNSCHGLCQNGATCKEGRRGYVCACSPGFVGRHCEVQRNSCVSGPCRNGGRCHTLLDGFMCECPHGYTGTTCEVQSNPCSPNPCQNKAQCHPNPCQNKAQCHSLMEDFYCACPDDYEGKTCSELKDHCKTNPCEVIDSCTVAVATNDTQEGVWYISSNVCGPHGRCISQPAGNFTCSCEPGFTGTYCHENVNDCVSSPCKNGGTCIDGISSFQCFCPDGWEGMLCVMDVNECSRNPCKNGGRCVDLVNDFYCQCQDNWKGKTCHSRESQCDSSTCSNGGTCFDHGDTFRCTCLSGWGGSTCNTGKNSTCDSNPCENRGTCVGGGDAYTCICKDGWEGPTCAQNTNDCNPTPCYNSGVCVDGVNWFRCECAPGFAGPDCRINIDECQTSPCAYGSTCVDEINSFRCVCPLGWAGPRCQEFIGIGKACRYSGLQFPHGSQWEEECNTCQCVNGSVRCSKVQCGRRPCLLHRVASGPDSIAPCPRGQECVEHKFLTCFAPPCHQWGVCSTPDPPPALHTQCEPNCGYLDNSCARITLIFNRDKVPQGTIVENICLELRYLPITQTLAKERTLLILCDLSYSNSDAVEVAMSYDQDGQERDGNRDQIQEAASAIIGALSKRHNSTVMLAVVEVKVETQVMPQSVDHLVPVLCVVFSMLWIFCIVVCVWWTRKRKKERERESAVEDSTVNNLLEPLRVILPQRIDNLDKDIQYECKKLMSPPDRTCDGAEGEEELRRGGMKLDKCSTQKCSLAGVQDRVMCKGGVICTMRSTPVKTPHRTVHSPKDNRCKNLSAANFSENVKDHYV
- the LOC109904119 gene encoding protein jagged-2-like isoform X1; this translates as MWNCMGISKCLSIVCLLMVWTEVSQSSGSFELQLIAVQNANGQLSDGDCCDGERNAQDLHCSRDECDTYFRVCLKEYQTEVTTSGLCIYGTGSTNVIGGNTFQFKSTKNNQNRINDGGKIVIPFQFAWPRAYTLIVEAWDWDNGTHSNSGEDLLIERSVRKGMINPGDDRQTIQHNGPTANFEYNIRVRCDENYYGNKCNKQCRPRNDDYGHYVCDQFGNRGCLEGWMGPYCTAAICKQGCNLLQGFCNAPGECMCKYGWQGPFCDDCLPYPGCVHGTCVKPWLCSCEKNWGGLLCDKDLNYCGTNKPCKNGGTCMNSEPDEYNCACSDSYSGKNCEIVEHSCVSNPCANGGTCHEIPSGFECHCPAGWSGPTCAKDMDECASNPCAQGGTCIDMENGFECLCPPQWVGKTCQIDANECMGNPCLNAYSCKNLIGGYHCACFRGWAGQNCDINVNSCHGLCQNGATCKEGRRGYVCACSPGFVGRHCEVQRNSCVSGPCRNGGRCHTLLDGFMCECPHGYTGTTCEVQSNPCSPNPCQNKAQCHPNPCQNKAQCHSLMEDFYCACPDDYEGKTCSELKDHCKTNPCEVIDSCTVAVATNDTQEGVWYISSNVCGPHGRCISQPAGNFTCSCEPGFTGTYCHENVNDCVSSPCKNGGTCIDGISSFQCFCPDGWEGMLCVMDVNECSRNPCKNGGRCVDLVNDFYCQCQDNWKGKTCHSRESQCDSSTCSNGGTCFDHGDTFRCTCLSGWGGSTCNTGKNSTCDSNPCENRGTCVGGGDAYTCICKDGWEGPTCAQNTNDCNPTPCYNSGVCVDGVNWFRCECAPGFAGPDCRINIDECQTSPCAYGSTCVDEINSFRCVCPLGWAGPRCQEFIGIGKACRYSGLQFPHGSQWEEECNTCQCVNGSVRCSKVQCGRRPCLLHRVASGPDSIAPCPRGQECVEHKFLTCFAPPCHQWGVCSTPDPPPALHTQCEPNCGYLDNSCARITLIFNRDKVPQGTIVENICLELRYLPITQTLAKERTLLILCDLSYSNSDAVEVAMSYDQDGQERDGNRDQIQEAASAIIGALSKRHNSTVMLAVVEVKVETQVMPQSVDHLVPVLCVVFSMLWIFCIVVCVWWTRKRKKERERESAVEDSTVNNLLEPLRVILPQRIDNLDKDIQYECKKLMSPPDRTCDGAEGEEELRRGGMKLDKCSTQKCSLAGVQDRVMCKGGVICTMRSTPVKTPHRTVHSPKDNRCKNLSAANFSENVKDHYV